In Geobacter anodireducens, a genomic segment contains:
- a CDS encoding chromosome segregation protein ScpA: MSEGETLTLGLEGAASPYTVRLEVFEGPLDLLLHLIKKNEVDIYDIPVSTITRQYLEYIRMMKELNLEVAGDFIVMASTLIQIKSRMLLPAPEDESGTEDEEADPRAELVRRLLEYQRYKEAALTLSERELLGRDVHVRAVAGDELEPAHEEEPAEVELFELIEAFRRVLDRVSQESFHEVGSESITIAERINDILTALEGKESLLFDDLFPEGFNRDFFIATFLAVLELCKLKMVRVVQASRYGSIWIAPAVPDSADAAGELTDAPA, translated from the coding sequence ATGAGCGAAGGGGAAACCCTCACGCTCGGCCTTGAAGGAGCCGCTTCGCCCTACACGGTCAGGCTCGAGGTGTTCGAAGGCCCTCTGGATCTTCTCCTGCACCTCATCAAGAAGAACGAGGTGGATATCTACGATATCCCGGTATCCACCATCACGCGCCAGTACCTTGAGTACATACGCATGATGAAGGAGCTCAACCTGGAGGTGGCCGGCGATTTCATCGTCATGGCCTCCACCCTGATCCAGATCAAGTCGCGGATGCTCTTGCCGGCGCCCGAAGATGAGTCCGGCACAGAGGATGAAGAGGCCGACCCGCGGGCGGAGCTGGTGCGCAGGTTGCTGGAATACCAGCGGTACAAGGAGGCCGCGCTCACCCTGTCCGAACGGGAGTTGCTCGGCCGCGACGTGCATGTGCGGGCCGTAGCGGGGGATGAGCTTGAACCGGCCCATGAGGAGGAGCCGGCAGAGGTGGAGCTGTTCGAACTGATCGAGGCATTCCGGCGGGTTCTCGACCGGGTTTCCCAGGAGAGCTTTCATGAAGTGGGCTCCGAATCGATCACCATTGCCGAGAGGATCAACGATATCCTCACCGCTCTGGAGGGCAAGGAGTCGCTCCTGTTTGACGATCTTTTCCCCGAGGGATTCAACAGGGACTTTTTCATCGCGACCTTTCTCGCCGTGCTTGAGTTGTGCAAGCTGAAGATGGTGCGGGTCGTACAGGCGAGCCGCTACGGCTCCATCTGGATCGCGCCGGCGGTGCCGGATTCGGCGGATGCCGCCGGGGAGTTGACTGATGCACCGGCTTGA
- a CDS encoding CDP-diacylglycerol--glycerol-3-phosphate 3-phosphatidyltransferase yields the protein MAPETASPIWNLPNILTLVRIALIPVMAVLLLSPSKEAGFWAAAVFAIASVTDWLDGYLARKMEIVTVFGKFLDPIADKLMVMAALIMVLPFGRIPAWMVLVILGREIIITGLRGIASTEGIVIPASDLGKFKTIFQIVAILGILLHFDYHWFFGIDHPYLYVNMHNVGMFYLWIATIITIWSGVDYLVKFTKVIAR from the coding sequence ATGGCCCCCGAAACCGCCAGCCCCATCTGGAACCTGCCCAATATCCTCACCCTTGTCCGGATCGCCCTGATTCCGGTCATGGCAGTACTGTTGCTTTCTCCCTCGAAAGAGGCGGGCTTCTGGGCGGCTGCGGTCTTTGCCATCGCCTCGGTCACCGACTGGTTGGACGGCTACCTGGCGCGCAAGATGGAGATCGTTACGGTATTCGGCAAGTTTCTCGATCCCATTGCCGACAAGCTGATGGTAATGGCTGCCCTGATCATGGTTCTTCCCTTTGGTAGAATCCCCGCATGGATGGTGCTGGTCATCCTCGGCAGAGAAATCATCATTACGGGCCTGCGCGGCATCGCCTCCACCGAGGGGATCGTCATCCCGGCCAGTGATCTGGGTAAATTCAAGACCATCTTCCAGATCGTGGCCATCCTCGGCATTCTGCTCCACTTCGATTACCACTGGTTCTTCGGCATCGATCATCCCTATCTTTACGTCAACATGCATAACGTGGGGATGTTCTACCTCTGGATCGCCACCATCATCACCATCTGGTCCGGTGTCGACTATCTCGTCAAGTTCACCAAGGTCATCGCCCGCTAG
- the glnA gene encoding glutamine synthetase (forms a homododecamer; forms glutamine from ammonia and glutamate with the conversion of ATP to ADP and phosphate; also functions in the assimilation of ammonia; highly regulated protein controlled by the addition/removal of adenylyl groups by adenylyltransferase from specific tyrosine residues; addition of adenylyl groups results in inactivation of the enzyme): protein MTPQEVVSFAKENGALMVDYKFMDFVGIWQHVSVPISEFGEDTFEEGQGFDGSSIRGWQPIHASDMILLPDPATAKMDPFIAVPTLSLICNVFDPITKEDYTRDPRNIARKAEAYLKSTGIGDTAFFGPEAEFFIFDDVRYDSSANQSFYVVDSVEGAWNTGREEFPNLGYKPRHKEGYFPVSPTDSQNDLRNEMVMELQKVGIRVECQHHEVASGGQAEIDMRFSSLVDIADQLQWFKYVIKNVAYRNGKTVTFMPKPLYGDNGSGMHCHMSIWKDGQNLFAGDKYGGLSQMALWYIGGIIKHAKALCALTNPTTNSYKRLVPGFEAPVNMAYSSRNRSASIRIPMMSTNPKAKRIEYRTPDPSCNGYLAFAAMLMAGLDGIENKIDPGQPLDKDIYGLSPEELKDIPSAPGSLEDALKALEADHEFLLKGDVFTPDVIEKWIEYKMEAEVNQVRMRPVPLEFALYYDV from the coding sequence CACAAGAGGTAGTAAGCTTCGCCAAAGAGAACGGCGCGCTGATGGTCGATTACAAATTCATGGACTTCGTGGGTATCTGGCAACACGTATCCGTGCCCATTTCGGAGTTCGGCGAAGATACCTTTGAGGAGGGTCAGGGCTTCGACGGTTCCTCCATCCGCGGCTGGCAACCCATCCACGCGTCCGACATGATCCTCCTGCCGGACCCTGCAACGGCCAAGATGGATCCGTTCATCGCCGTGCCGACCCTTTCCCTCATCTGCAACGTTTTCGATCCGATCACCAAGGAAGATTATACCCGCGACCCGCGCAACATCGCCCGTAAGGCCGAGGCGTACCTGAAGTCGACCGGCATTGGCGACACCGCTTTCTTCGGCCCCGAGGCCGAGTTCTTCATTTTCGACGACGTCCGGTACGACTCATCAGCCAACCAGTCGTTCTATGTGGTCGATTCGGTGGAGGGTGCCTGGAACACCGGTCGTGAAGAGTTCCCCAACCTGGGCTACAAGCCGCGCCACAAGGAAGGTTATTTCCCGGTTTCCCCCACCGATTCCCAGAACGACCTCCGCAACGAGATGGTCATGGAGCTCCAGAAGGTCGGCATCCGGGTCGAGTGCCAGCATCACGAGGTTGCCTCCGGCGGCCAGGCCGAAATCGACATGCGGTTCTCCTCCCTCGTCGACATCGCCGACCAGCTCCAGTGGTTCAAGTATGTCATCAAGAACGTTGCCTACCGCAACGGCAAGACCGTTACCTTCATGCCCAAGCCGCTCTATGGTGACAACGGCTCCGGCATGCACTGCCACATGTCCATCTGGAAGGACGGCCAGAACCTCTTTGCCGGCGACAAGTACGGTGGGCTTTCCCAGATGGCCCTCTGGTACATCGGTGGTATCATCAAGCACGCCAAGGCCCTGTGCGCCCTGACCAACCCGACCACCAACTCGTACAAGCGTCTGGTGCCGGGTTTCGAAGCTCCGGTTAACATGGCTTACTCCAGCCGTAACCGCTCCGCCTCCATCCGGATTCCCATGATGTCCACCAACCCGAAGGCCAAGCGGATCGAGTACCGGACTCCGGATCCCTCCTGCAACGGTTACCTGGCCTTTGCCGCCATGCTGATGGCCGGCCTTGACGGCATCGAGAACAAGATCGATCCGGGCCAGCCGCTGGACAAGGATATCTACGGGCTTTCTCCCGAGGAGCTCAAGGACATCCCGTCCGCTCCGGGAAGCCTCGAAGATGCCCTCAAGGCCCTGGAGGCCGATCACGAGTTTCTTCTCAAGGGTGACGTCTTTACTCCCGACGTAATCGAGAAGTGGATCGAGTACAAGATGGAAGCCGAGGTCAACCAGGTCCGGATGCGCCCGGTTCCCCTCGAGTTCGCTCTCTACTACGACGTCTAG
- a CDS encoding chorismate mutase, producing the protein MTIDQIRQEIDRLDSELLRIFNRRAGLALEIGAIKKDKGLPVYDPTREKKIFDRMQRENSGPLDDGAIVRLFERVIDESRRLERIMTHRGESDGRKEP; encoded by the coding sequence ATGACCATTGACCAGATTCGCCAAGAAATCGACCGGCTGGACAGCGAATTGCTCAGGATCTTCAACCGGCGGGCAGGGCTTGCCCTGGAGATCGGCGCCATCAAGAAGGACAAGGGGTTGCCGGTCTATGACCCGACACGGGAAAAAAAGATCTTCGATCGGATGCAGCGGGAAAACTCCGGTCCCCTGGACGACGGCGCCATCGTGCGGCTTTTCGAACGGGTCATCGACGAATCGCGGCGCCTGGAGCGGATCATGACGCACCGCGGGGAATCCGACGGCAGGAAGGAGCCATAA
- a CDS encoding peptidase: MENFFLKLSIMLVPALMAITCHEVSHGFVADRLGDRTARYMGRLTLNPLKHLDLFGTLMVFIVGIGWAKPVPVNFGNLRNPKRDMVWVAGAGPITNFALAFLSAMAMRGLAAAGSMLPDSSALQMALDPIVLMLAFSVYINLLLGIFNLIPVPPLDGGRVAVGLLPHRQAELLARFEPYGMIVIIVLVFFTNIFAKVISPVVDLGISILAGPQSGLVYSVTHFLMR; the protein is encoded by the coding sequence ATGGAAAATTTCTTTCTCAAGCTCTCCATCATGCTCGTGCCGGCACTCATGGCCATCACCTGCCATGAAGTCTCCCATGGCTTTGTCGCTGACCGCCTCGGCGACCGGACGGCCCGTTACATGGGCCGGCTCACGCTGAATCCCCTCAAGCACTTGGACCTCTTCGGCACCCTCATGGTTTTCATCGTCGGTATCGGCTGGGCCAAGCCGGTGCCGGTCAATTTCGGCAACCTGCGCAATCCGAAGCGTGACATGGTCTGGGTTGCGGGCGCCGGGCCCATTACCAACTTCGCGTTGGCCTTCCTCTCGGCCATGGCCATGCGCGGGCTGGCCGCGGCAGGCAGCATGCTGCCTGATAGTTCAGCCCTTCAGATGGCCCTGGATCCGATCGTGCTGATGCTCGCCTTTTCGGTCTACATCAACCTGCTCCTGGGCATTTTCAATCTGATTCCGGTGCCTCCCCTGGACGGCGGCCGCGTGGCCGTGGGGCTTCTGCCCCACCGCCAGGCCGAGCTCCTGGCGCGGTTCGAGCCCTACGGCATGATCGTCATCATTGTGCTGGTTTTTTTCACCAACATATTTGCAAAAGTCATCTCTCCAGTGGTGGATCTGGGCATCAGCATCCTTGCCGGTCCCCAGAGCGGTCTGGTGTACAGTGTCACGCATTTTCTGATGAGATAA
- a CDS encoding lytic transglycosylase: MTKTFTIVVLAVAMICSAGIAPALADIYRYEDEDGVVHFTDAPTDKRFKVFMRDIKRDKKLRTTFRLANCVRDPREFEPIIDQCALEYGVDRSLVKAVIHAESGYNPNALSPKGASGLMQLMPKTAKDLKVANSFDPKENIKGGVRYLRFLLDTFKGDVALALAAYNAGMSRVAQYGGVPPYQETRTYIDRVLSYQKSYQTN, from the coding sequence ATGACAAAGACGTTCACGATCGTGGTGCTGGCAGTGGCGATGATCTGTTCTGCAGGAATCGCACCGGCCCTGGCCGACATCTACCGTTACGAGGACGAAGATGGGGTTGTCCATTTCACTGATGCCCCCACCGATAAACGCTTTAAGGTGTTCATGCGCGACATCAAGCGCGACAAGAAGCTCCGGACCACCTTCCGGTTGGCGAACTGCGTCCGCGACCCCAGGGAGTTCGAGCCGATCATCGATCAGTGTGCCCTTGAATACGGTGTCGACCGTTCTCTGGTGAAAGCGGTGATTCACGCCGAATCGGGCTACAACCCCAATGCCCTGTCCCCCAAGGGGGCCAGCGGCCTGATGCAGTTGATGCCGAAAACGGCCAAGGACCTGAAGGTTGCCAACTCCTTCGATCCCAAGGAGAACATCAAGGGGGGGGTGCGCTATCTCCGCTTCCTTCTGGACACCTTCAAGGGGGATGTGGCTCTGGCCCTGGCCGCATACAATGCCGGCATGTCGCGGGTGGCCCAGTACGGAGGCGTCCCCCCGTACCAGGAAACCCGCACCTATATTGACCGGGTGCTCAGCTACCAGAAATCCTATCAGACGAATTGA
- a CDS encoding SMC-Scp complex subunit ScpB → MHRLESLVESLLFVSETPLSLDRLCSLLEEFDRAAIREALDRLLERYGGEGRGIVLAEVGGGFQFRTPAGNGDVIRRLTKARPARFSQSALETLAIIAYRQPVTRAEIEYLRGVDSGGVLKTLLEKKLIKILGKRDIPGKPLIYGTTREFLELFALRDLKSLPSLKEIRELSESAAFEQQEELPLAAPPEEGRE, encoded by the coding sequence ATGCACCGGCTTGAGTCCCTTGTGGAAAGCCTGCTTTTCGTTTCAGAGACACCGCTGTCTCTGGATCGTCTCTGCTCGCTGCTGGAAGAGTTTGACCGGGCCGCTATCCGCGAGGCTCTTGATCGCCTGCTGGAACGCTATGGCGGAGAGGGCCGGGGTATTGTCCTGGCTGAGGTGGGTGGCGGATTCCAATTCCGGACTCCCGCCGGCAATGGGGATGTGATCCGGCGGCTCACCAAGGCCCGGCCAGCCCGGTTCAGCCAGTCTGCTCTGGAGACACTGGCCATCATCGCCTACCGTCAGCCGGTCACCCGAGCCGAAATCGAATACCTGCGCGGGGTCGATTCGGGAGGAGTGCTGAAGACCCTGCTGGAGAAGAAGCTCATCAAGATTCTCGGCAAGCGCGATATTCCCGGAAAACCTCTCATCTACGGCACCACCCGCGAATTTCTCGAACTGTTTGCCCTGAGGGACCTGAAGAGCCTGCCGTCACTTAAGGAGATCCGCGAACTTTCCGAGTCCGCGGCATTCGAGCAGCAGGAGGAACTGCCGCTGGCAGCCCCTCCGGAAGAGGGCAGAGAGTAG
- a CDS encoding N-acetylmuramoyl-L-alanine amidase, translating into MMRSTLTYGFLLVLMSWSLLFVADIHAKEGTASKKGTVTKEAARKKTSAARVTTTKKTGGAETRKSAPGGAGTAKPAESNGAAAGEALALITDVRYWSNPDYTRVVITLDREVRFESNQIKQHVSDANPSRIYIDLNASRLGPGVKDLSVGDGLLKTARVGQYRADVVRVVLDVENVKDYKVFPLSDPFRIIIDVKGVRPLEISRLTEQIQPAPAVAAEPKKIEPREDKPRAGARFKPGKIRRIVVDPGHGGHDPGAVGAHGTQEKNVVLAIGLNLAEKLRDELGIDVVMTRSTDVFIPLEERTAIANKVNADLFVSIHANASLNRGASGIETYYLNLAKTEKAAQLAARENGTSLEKVSLLQAILFDLMANYKLNDSAHLAEEVQKALYRKLQGHYPSTKNLGVKQGPFYVLVGATMPSILVETAFISNEAEEERLRDSSYQERAAEGVLEGIKAYISSLK; encoded by the coding sequence GTGATGCGAAGCACGCTGACATATGGTTTTTTGTTGGTGCTGATGTCCTGGAGCCTGCTCTTTGTTGCGGATATTCACGCAAAGGAAGGGACCGCCTCGAAAAAGGGTACGGTCACCAAGGAGGCGGCACGAAAGAAGACTTCCGCGGCCAGGGTGACCACGACGAAAAAGACAGGGGGAGCTGAGACGCGAAAATCTGCCCCCGGCGGGGCCGGGACCGCCAAGCCCGCGGAGAGCAACGGCGCAGCGGCTGGCGAGGCACTGGCTTTGATAACAGATGTCCGCTACTGGTCGAACCCCGATTACACGCGGGTCGTCATAACACTGGACCGGGAGGTGCGGTTTGAATCCAACCAGATCAAGCAGCACGTGTCCGACGCGAATCCTTCCCGTATCTACATCGACCTGAACGCTTCGCGCCTCGGTCCCGGCGTGAAGGATCTCTCGGTCGGCGACGGCTTGCTGAAGACCGCCCGGGTGGGTCAGTACCGCGCTGATGTGGTACGAGTGGTGCTCGATGTCGAGAATGTGAAGGATTACAAGGTATTCCCCCTATCGGATCCCTTCCGGATCATCATTGACGTGAAGGGGGTGCGTCCCCTGGAGATCAGCCGTCTCACGGAGCAAATCCAGCCGGCCCCGGCAGTGGCGGCCGAGCCGAAGAAGATCGAGCCGAGGGAAGATAAGCCCCGTGCGGGAGCACGGTTCAAACCGGGCAAAATCAGGCGCATTGTGGTGGATCCCGGCCACGGCGGCCACGACCCGGGCGCTGTGGGCGCCCATGGTACCCAGGAGAAGAACGTAGTGCTGGCCATCGGGCTCAACCTGGCGGAAAAACTCCGTGACGAGCTCGGGATTGATGTGGTCATGACCCGTTCCACCGACGTCTTCATCCCCCTGGAGGAGCGAACTGCCATCGCCAACAAGGTGAACGCCGACCTCTTTGTGTCCATTCATGCCAATGCCTCGCTCAATCGCGGCGCATCGGGCATCGAGACCTACTATCTCAACCTGGCCAAGACCGAGAAGGCCGCGCAACTGGCGGCCCGCGAGAACGGCACGTCCTTGGAAAAGGTAAGTCTCCTCCAGGCGATCCTCTTCGACCTCATGGCCAACTACAAGCTCAACGACTCAGCTCATCTGGCCGAGGAGGTCCAGAAGGCTCTCTACCGCAAGCTCCAGGGACATTATCCGTCCACCAAAAACCTGGGGGTCAAGCAGGGGCCGTTCTACGTGCTGGTGGGTGCCACCATGCCGAGCATCCTGGTGGAAACAGCATTCATCAGCAACGAGGCCGAAGAAGAGCGCCTCAGGGATTCCTCTTATCAGGAACGAGCCGCCGAAGGCGTCCTGGAGGGAATCAAGGCATACATTTCCAGCCTCAAGTAA
- a CDS encoding L-aspartate oxidase (catalyzes the formation of oxaloacetate from L-aspartate) translates to MKIESDFLVIGSGIAGLSFALQAARHGTVAIVTKREVTESATNYAQGGIASVFSQDDTFDAHVEDTLVAGAGICHEDVVRMVVEEGPKVIRNLIEWGVQFTRSGEAFDLTREGGHSQRRILHADDVTGREIERALVVAARENPNIRIYEHHIAIDLITEAKVTRKRVAPNRCLGAHVLGIEDNVVRTFAAKITLLATGGAGKVYLYTCNPDVATGDGVAMAYRAGATIANMEFMQFHPTTLYHPHAKSFLISEAVRGEGAILRRRDGTAFMEKYHKLKDLAPRDIVARAIDNEMKTHGDDCVFLDITHKDPEYVRNRFPNIYQTCLEFGLDMTKDPLPVVPAAHYLCGGVAVDANGETDIRYLYAIGEAAFTGLHGANRLASNSLLEAAVYAGRAFQHAVEELRQNHFEFPVIPGWDSGTATDSDEMVVVSQNWDEIRRFMWNYVGIVRSDKRLERALRRIRLIQEEIEDYYWNFTVTSDLIELRNIATVAELIVKCALQRKESRGLHYTINYPERDDIHCRHDSFIKKQF, encoded by the coding sequence ATGAAGATCGAGAGCGATTTTCTGGTCATCGGCAGCGGAATCGCCGGACTTTCCTTCGCGCTCCAGGCAGCGCGTCATGGAACCGTCGCCATAGTGACAAAACGCGAAGTAACCGAGTCGGCAACCAACTATGCCCAAGGTGGGATCGCATCGGTTTTTTCCCAGGACGACACTTTTGACGCCCACGTGGAAGATACTCTGGTCGCAGGCGCGGGCATCTGCCATGAAGACGTGGTCAGGATGGTGGTGGAGGAAGGCCCGAAGGTCATCCGGAACCTGATCGAATGGGGAGTGCAGTTTACCCGCAGCGGCGAAGCCTTCGACCTGACCCGCGAGGGTGGGCACAGCCAGCGGCGCATCCTGCACGCCGACGACGTCACCGGCCGCGAAATCGAGCGGGCGCTGGTGGTGGCGGCCCGGGAAAACCCAAACATCCGCATTTACGAACACCATATCGCCATCGACCTCATCACCGAGGCGAAAGTGACCCGCAAGCGGGTGGCCCCCAACCGCTGCCTCGGCGCCCATGTTCTCGGCATCGAAGACAATGTCGTGAGAACGTTCGCCGCCAAGATCACCCTGCTTGCCACCGGCGGGGCGGGCAAGGTCTATCTCTACACCTGCAATCCCGACGTGGCAACCGGCGACGGCGTCGCCATGGCCTACCGGGCCGGCGCCACCATCGCCAATATGGAGTTCATGCAGTTCCACCCCACCACTCTTTACCATCCCCACGCAAAATCGTTCCTCATATCCGAGGCGGTGCGTGGTGAAGGGGCGATCCTGCGGCGCCGCGACGGCACCGCGTTCATGGAAAAATATCACAAGCTCAAGGACCTTGCCCCCCGTGACATCGTGGCGCGGGCCATCGACAACGAGATGAAGACCCACGGTGATGACTGCGTCTTCCTCGACATCACCCACAAGGACCCCGAGTACGTCAGAAACCGCTTCCCCAATATCTACCAGACCTGCCTCGAATTCGGGCTCGACATGACAAAGGATCCGCTCCCGGTGGTTCCCGCAGCCCACTATCTCTGCGGCGGGGTTGCCGTGGATGCCAACGGCGAAACCGATATCCGCTACCTCTATGCCATCGGCGAAGCCGCCTTCACCGGCCTGCACGGGGCAAACCGCCTGGCGAGCAACTCCCTGCTTGAGGCCGCGGTCTATGCCGGACGCGCCTTTCAGCACGCAGTGGAGGAGTTGCGGCAGAACCACTTCGAGTTCCCGGTCATCCCCGGATGGGATTCAGGCACTGCCACGGACAGTGACGAAATGGTGGTCGTCTCCCAGAACTGGGATGAAATACGGCGCTTCATGTGGAATTACGTGGGGATCGTCCGCTCCGACAAGCGGCTGGAGCGCGCCCTGCGGCGCATCCGCCTCATCCAGGAGGAAATCGAGGACTACTACTGGAACTTCACCGTCACTTCCGACCTGATCGAGCTGCGCAACATCGCCACCGTGGCCGAGCTCATCGTCAAATGCGCGCTCCAGCGCAAAGAGTCCCGGGGACTTCACTACACCATCAACTACCCGGAACGCGACGACATCCACTGCAGACACGATTCCTTCATCAAGAAGCAATTCTGA
- a CDS encoding tryptophan--tRNA ligase (catalyzes a two-step reaction, first charging a tryptophan molecule by linking its carboxyl group to the alpha-phosphate of ATP, followed by transfer of the aminoacyl-adenylate to its tRNA) → MSNKRIVSGMRPTGKLHLGHFHGVLANWRDLQEEYECFFFAADWHSLTTEYDNTGAIRDNIREMVIDWLAFGVDPAKSVIFRQSLVPQHAELNLILSMITPVSWLERNPTFKEMQDNLDAKDLSTFGFLGYPVLMAADIILYRAGKVPVGHDQLPHLEITREIARRFNYLYREVFPEPAALLTETPKVLGLDGRKMSKSYGNSIYLSETAEETSKKIMSMVTDTQRVRRSDPGEPDRCVAFNLHRLYVPDDERAEIVEACRGATIGCVDCKKILARHLVETLAPFRAKRVELAARPELVDEILAEGSDRAAREATMTMTDVRDAIRL, encoded by the coding sequence ATGAGCAACAAGCGGATAGTAAGCGGCATGAGACCGACCGGCAAGCTTCACCTCGGCCATTTTCACGGGGTGCTGGCAAACTGGCGGGATCTTCAAGAGGAGTACGAATGTTTCTTCTTTGCCGCTGACTGGCATTCCCTTACCACCGAGTACGACAACACCGGCGCGATCCGCGACAACATCCGCGAAATGGTTATCGACTGGCTTGCCTTCGGGGTCGATCCTGCCAAGAGCGTGATCTTCCGCCAGAGCCTCGTGCCCCAGCATGCGGAACTCAACCTGATCCTCTCCATGATCACGCCCGTGTCGTGGCTCGAGCGCAATCCCACCTTCAAGGAGATGCAGGACAACCTCGATGCCAAGGATCTTTCCACCTTTGGCTTCCTCGGCTATCCGGTCCTCATGGCGGCGGACATCATCCTCTACCGGGCGGGAAAGGTGCCGGTGGGACACGACCAGCTCCCCCACCTGGAGATAACCCGCGAAATCGCCCGCCGTTTCAACTACCTCTACCGTGAAGTTTTCCCCGAGCCTGCGGCGCTCCTCACGGAAACCCCCAAGGTGCTCGGGCTCGACGGCCGGAAGATGAGCAAGTCGTACGGCAATTCCATCTATCTCTCCGAGACGGCCGAAGAGACCAGCAAAAAGATCATGTCCATGGTGACCGACACCCAGCGGGTCCGCCGCAGCGATCCGGGCGAGCCGGACCGGTGCGTGGCCTTCAACCTTCACCGTCTCTACGTCCCTGACGACGAACGGGCCGAAATCGTCGAAGCCTGCCGCGGTGCAACGATTGGTTGCGTGGACTGCAAGAAGATCCTTGCCCGTCATCTGGTGGAGACCCTGGCGCCGTTCCGGGCCAAGCGCGTGGAACTGGCGGCCCGTCCGGAACTGGTGGACGAGATTCTGGCCGAAGGAAGCGATCGGGCGGCCCGCGAGGCAACCATGACCATGACCGATGTCCGGGACGCCATCAGACTATGA